A single Halarcobacter anaerophilus DNA region contains:
- a CDS encoding M23 family metallopeptidase, producing the protein MRRQKSNLVNIVLGLVFILIIGGAAFVYFSPLFEKEPAKIVLKSTGYWNLKDDLTVELSDKSGIRSYKVYYKTNNNVEEIAQNNISAKQDKVIFNIKPISLTPNIKKVTIAVEAYDNSFWNFFKGNATYKEFTLDIDRKRPLARVLANSYNIRRGGSAAVVVEVKDENLKDKYITFNNDYRFELIPYIKEGFYMAIVAWPIDIKFDQFSRVNLIAVDEANNKTITKIPFYIKDLKIKNDNLNISDGFVSQVSIPVLEKSGYDIPEKTVDIFIKENEDLRANNVKTIREESVKNMSKELVSNFRIKPFRRLSGSKTVAGFAERRSYFYEGEKIDEAWHLGVDWASIKHADIKVSNKGKVVFSNYLGIYGNSLIIDHGFGLQTLYAHTSQFNVAKNEEVKAGQVIANTGSTGAVFGDHLHFGLLVQGIEVNPLEWMDKNWIKTRVSNILDEAKQEIRSSK; encoded by the coding sequence TTGAGACGACAAAAGAGTAATTTAGTAAATATTGTTTTAGGATTAGTTTTTATTCTAATAATAGGCGGTGCAGCATTTGTATATTTTTCACCTCTTTTTGAAAAAGAACCGGCAAAAATCGTATTAAAAAGTACGGGATATTGGAATTTAAAAGATGATTTAACGGTTGAACTTTCCGATAAAAGCGGGATAAGGTCGTACAAAGTTTACTATAAAACTAATAATAATGTTGAAGAGATTGCCCAAAATAATATTTCTGCAAAACAAGATAAAGTAATTTTTAATATAAAACCTATATCTTTGACTCCGAATATAAAAAAAGTTACAATTGCCGTTGAAGCATATGATAACTCATTTTGGAACTTTTTTAAAGGTAATGCCACATATAAAGAGTTTACTTTGGATATTGATAGAAAAAGACCCCTAGCAAGAGTTCTTGCAAACTCATATAATATTAGAAGAGGCGGTAGTGCTGCAGTTGTCGTTGAAGTAAAAGATGAAAACTTAAAAGATAAGTATATAACTTTTAACAATGATTACAGATTTGAACTTATTCCTTATATTAAAGAGGGATTTTATATGGCAATTGTAGCTTGGCCTATAGATATAAAGTTTGATCAGTTTAGCAGAGTAAATCTTATAGCTGTTGATGAAGCTAATAATAAAACTATAACAAAAATACCTTTTTATATAAAAGATTTAAAAATAAAAAATGATAATTTAAATATTTCAGACGGTTTCGTATCTCAAGTATCTATTCCGGTTTTAGAAAAAAGCGGTTATGATATACCTGAAAAAACCGTTGATATCTTTATTAAAGAAAATGAAGATTTAAGAGCAAATAACGTAAAGACAATTAGAGAAGAGTCGGTAAAAAATATGTCAAAAGAGTTGGTCTCTAATTTTAGGATTAAACCTTTTAGAAGATTAAGCGGTTCTAAAACGGTTGCCGGATTTGCAGAACGAAGATCATATTTTTATGAGGGAGAAAAAATTGATGAAGCCTGGCATTTGGGAGTTGACTGGGCAAGTATCAAACATGCGGATATAAAAGTATCAAATAAAGGGAAAGTAGTTTTTAGCAACTATTTGGGAATTTACGGTAATAGTTTGATTATTGATCATGGGTTTGGTTTACAAACTTTATATGCTCATACAAGTCAATTTAATGTTGCAAAAAATGAAGAAGTAAAAGCAGGACAGGTTATTGCAAATACGGGAAGTACAGGAGCTGTATTTGGAGATCATTTACATTTTGGTTTATTAGTTCAAGGTATAGAAGTAAATCCTTTAGAGTGGATGGATAAGAATTGGATAAAAACCAGAGTATCAAATATTTTAGATGAAGCAAAACAAGAGATAAGAAGTAGCAAATGA